TGTTTGGAACGATTGGGAGCAACCAAGGAAGAGATAAAGACAATTTTAAATGCTGACTCACATAAAAAACTACTAAGGGCAATGGATAAATGGCATATATCAGGAAAAAACGGATAAACAATAAAGATTATTATTATCTTGTTAAAAGTAAAAAGACTGGTAATAGAATCCTTCAGAAACATATTGCCTACCTTGGCAAGACACCTGAAGAAGCACAGAAGAAAAAGGAACTAATAGAAAAACAAATTGCTGAAAAAGAGGCAAAACTTAGATTCTGGGATGAACAGGAACGGAATCTCAAATCACTCGGGCTTTCAGATACTCAAATTGAAGCAGTTAGAAAATCCAATATAGATAGGTGGCTAAATGAGAAAAAATCAAGTTAGAAAAGAAAGGATGCGTCAGAAGACATTTGTTTATTCTGGCAGGATACAGGAATGGATACGAAAGAAGCAGGAAGAAATAGATAAAGAATATGCAGTATTTAAACTCTTAGATGAACAGAAACGATATCTTAAACTACTCGGTCTTTCAAAAACTCAAATAGACGAATGCATAAAGAAGTTGGTGATTAGTCGGACAATTATGCGAAATTTTTTAATCAGATGTTTTAAGTGGTATAGCATTCTTTCAAAATAAAGGATTAGAGTCAACTGCTGAAGTTTCTAAAGTATGCAGATATTGTGATGTAGTGTTCAAAGATGAATGTCCTGCTTGGACCTGTATCTGTTTGATATTGGCACGATTAGATAGTTCCAGAGTAAAACAGGTGTGTCGCAGTAAATGCGGATGGACGGACTTATTAAGATGAACTTTATCAGCATATTGCTTAATCCGTAAAGCAATCGCTCTTTGAGATATAGACCGAGCGGTGTTTGTTCTGTTCGATGGAAACAGGTAAGGATTATTGGTATTGAGTTTAGTTAGGTAATCTTTTATTGTCTGGTAAACTTGTTCCGGGATTTTTAGGATACGTTCTTTGTTGCCTTTACCAGTGACCTTGATTGCGTATGAATTGTCACCTTTGCAGATGTCACTAACAGTGAGTTTAACAAGTTCACCAATACGAATTCCTATTGATAAGAACAGTGAGAGAATAGCATAGTCTCTTTTACCAGTTAAAGTTTTCTTGTTCGGTGCTTTAAGCAGGGATTTAGCTTCATCAGCAGTAAGTGAGCCAAGTGGTGCTGGTGAATATTTTGGGACTTTTACCTCAAGCGCAGGATTAGAGCTAATTTCTCCAAGTTTTATAAGGAACTCAAAGAAGGTTTTTAGCAGTTTAAGTTTCCAGGCAACAGTGCCGGGCTTGAGGTTTTTCAGAGATTCTTTGTAATGCAAAATATCAGACATTTGGATTTTACTAACAGACGGGTAATTCAAGAATTCAAAAAAACTATTAAGTTCGTATTCATAGCGTTCTTTTGTTGATACTGAATTCTGGTTAGATAAAAAAGAGTGAATAAGTTCTTTAATTTTGTAGTTCATACACGGTCCTCCTTTTCTTCCGAATATATTCGGGAGTTAAGCTCTGGACCAATTTTAACTCTGTTTCGGAGAGAAGTCAAGTCCTACTTTCTTTTCAGGAGAAAAGAAAGATAGGCAAAGAAAAGCCATGACAATAAAAGCATCAGATTCCCCTGATGGTCCGTCAACTAATATCAGGAATACCAAGCATCAAGGCTGGTTAGAGTATTATTCTAAACAATTCGGCGTGCATATAAAAACCTGTATTCCTGACCAGTGTAAATTCAAAGATAAGTGCAAATACAAAAGAGAAAATACACCTTGCGGAATAGAGCTTGAGAAAGAACGAGAATTACGCAAGAACTTAGGTGATTTTCTTTCAGCGGAGATGTTTAACCAGATCCTCAGTTTTATCTTATGGACAAATCGTATTGATGACTGGTTGGCCTTACAGGACCCGGACACAATATTTACTAAATATTTCTATTTAATGGATCACAGGATAAGACGGCTACAACATTTTTATCGGATATGTGGTGCTTACTGGCAGAAGCAGAAAAAAGAAGAGACACTGGAGGAATACCTTGCCAAGAAAAAGAAAAAGTAAATTAGAGAATCTTACTGATATCATAAGTTTCTGTAAAGATGCGAAACTGCTCAATATACCTTTATATCCAAGGCAGGAATTATTACTACGGGTATTTTACGGGTTAGACCTGAATGCTGAACAGGAAGATGACTGGTGCAAACTTATGGGTATATCAAAATATGTTCCTCAGAAATATCAGGATGCAGTCTGGGTATTAGGTTCAAGGTCAGGTAAGACCACTTTAGCTGCAGCAGTCAGTGCCTATGAAACTATCTGTGTTAACCACAGCACAGTTTTAAGGGATGAAGAATATGCGTATGCAATAATTGTTGCTTCAAGTTTAGTTCAGGCAAAATCTACTGCTACACAGAGTTTAATAAACTTCTTCCGTGCATCACCGTTCTTACGAACAATGGTTATAGAAGAGAAAACTTATGGTTTGAGAAGATTATCCACTACAGAACAGCAACTGGTACTCTCCAATAACAAAATAATCCGTGCAGTACCTTTCTCAAGCAGAGTTTCCCGCGGTATTCCAATTTACTGTTTGATAGGTGATGAAATTGCTTACTGGAAAAAAGAATCTGCTGCACAGAATACTGATGAAGAAGTGCTTAATTCACTTATACCGAGGATGGCACAGTTTGACAAGATGGCCAAAGTGCTTTTGATATCTACACCGGGTGATAAAACAGGAGTGTTATGGGACAGATGGTCTAATCGTGAAAAACTTAGAGAATTTCAGTTGAGCGTGAACCTGCCAACATGGGAGATGAACCCAACTATACCTGAAAGTTTCTATGAAAAAGAACGTCTTCGTGATTCAGTTGCATTTGATGTTGAATTTGGTGCTAAATGGGCAGAGAGTATCTCATCATTATTACCTGCGGATAAAATTGATACCTGTGTGAAGGATTATCAAATATTACCTTACTCTGAAAAGTATGAATATTATCTTGCTCTTGACCCGGCATTTACTTCTAACAGGTTCGGTTTAGCAATAGGCCATTATGATAGAGACCGAGGTAAAGTAGTTATAGATGTTCTTGATGCTTGGGAGCCAAAAGAAGGACTGCCAGTTATAGTTGATGAAGTTGTCAGTAATATCATTTCTTATTTCAAACGATACAGAATCAGTTATGCACAGACAGACCAGTATTCAGGGGAGATGCTCCGACAGAAATTAGCAGGTTATGGAATTGAGTTAGAAGTTAAACCGTTCACAGCACAATACAAAAAACAGTTTTATTCTACACTCAAGTCATTAATAAATCAGGAGTTGATTGAATTACCGAATAATCCGATAGCGATTAAAGAACTTAAAGATTTACAGATAAAATTCAATGCCGGTGGTTCTTATTCAATCTCACATCCTATTGGTAGTTCATATTCTGATGATTTAGCTGATTGTATTGGAATTATAACAGAACTGTGTTCACAGGTTTTTGAATATGAGGAGCCAGAAGTAGAAGCAG
This genomic stretch from Elusimicrobiota bacterium harbors:
- a CDS encoding tyrosine-type recombinase/integrase; its protein translation is MNYKIKELIHSFLSNQNSVSTKERYEYELNSFFEFLNYPSVSKIQMSDILHYKESLKNLKPGTVAWKLKLLKTFFEFLIKLGEISSNPALEVKVPKYSPAPLGSLTADEAKSLLKAPNKKTLTGKRDYAILSLFLSIGIRIGELVKLTVSDICKGDNSYAIKVTGKGNKERILKIPEQVYQTIKDYLTKLNTNNPYLFPSNRTNTARSISQRAIALRIKQYADKVHLNKSVHPHLLRHTCFTLELSNRANIKQIQVQAGHSSLNTTSQYLHTLETSAVDSNPLF